GATCAGCTTGGAATCCACATGGGCAATGCGCAGGCCGTCTTCAGCAAAACTTGCGCCTGCACCCAGCATCATCACTAAGGAAATCAGAACAATAAATCTCTTAAGCATATTCGCTCCTTCGCGTCCTTGGATTAGAATCCCTGACCGATAACGAAGTTGAATTCCATGTCGCCCACACGTTCGCGTTGAGTACCGCCGTAGGTTTCACCCACATCCAGAGGCCATGCGAAGTCGAAGCCGATAATACCCAGCATCGGCACAACTACACGGAAGCCGAAACCAATATCCTTCTTAAGGCTGGTGGGATCCCATTCGCTAAGCGGACTGAGAGCAGGTTCTTCCACCTTGGACTTGCGGACATAACGATCACCGAATACGTTACCAGCATCAAAGAAGAAGGGCAACAGGTAGAAGGTCTGGGGAACCAGTCCCAACTGGAGTTCCGCACCTACGTACTGATAGCTGCGTCCCAGTCGACCATAGCCAATGGAACCAGAGCTATAACCACGCATCATGCCTTCGTAACCCATGACACCACCCATCTGGTAAAGGATGCGGTTCTGCAGTCGGTCGCCCACGATAATGCCGTATTCGTTGGTCAAAGCCAAAGTCAGGCGATCACGGAAGATGGGGAACCACCACTTGATGGTAAGCTCAGTCTTCACGAAGTTAAAGTCACTGCCGAACTTGTCATCAGCCCACTGCACATCCAGCACGTAACGAGAACCATCTGTGGGGAACTGAGGCAGGTTCTTGTCGTCTCGCACCAGGCGGAAGTTGAGGGCGGATTCAATACCCGTGTAAACAACATAACTTCCCGGGACGTTCTTGCCCTGCTTGTTCATGAGCCAGCTATAACCGATCTGACCATAGAAGTAGTCATCAGGCCATTTCAGACGCTTACCCAGGTAGACGCTACCGCCATAACGAGTAATATCCGGTTCGTCGTAATCATCCATGTTCCACCAGGAGTAGCTCAGGCTAGCACCCAAGGTAATGGGCTTATCCAGGAGCCAGGGTTCCTGGAAGCTAATGGATGCGCTCTTCTTGTCGGAACCATATTCAACGCTAAAGGATGCAGCCTGGCCATCACCCATACAGCAGTTGGGAATGGAAATACTTGCAGTACCCACAAGTCCATCGCTCTGGCTATAGGATACACCAAGGCTGAACTGACCGGTACCAGCTTCCTTTTCCTGGACAGCGAAGTCAAGGTCCACTTCCTGTTCGCCCACCACCTTGATATCGGGGATGACCATATCGAAATAGTTCAGCTGCATAATTTCGCGGAAGGAACGTTCCAGGGAGGACTGACGGTAGGTATCGCCCGGGAAGAGACGAACTTCACGACGGATGACCTTTTCGTTAGTCTTGGTATTGCCATGGATATGAACCTTGTGAATCTGAGCCGGCAGACCTTCGGTCAAGCGGTAGGACAAGTTCACTACAGAATCGTTTTCGAAGGTACGTTCTTCTTCGTACTGGGCAAACAGATAACCATCTTCGCGATAAGCATCCAGCAAGGCCTTCTTGGAAGCGTCATACAAGTACTGGTCGAACACCATGCCGCTATCCAGGCGGAAGGCGTACTTCAGCATCTGGTCGTTCAGCACTTCATTACCGGAGAAGTGGAGGCCACCCATGTAGTAACGACGACCTTCATTCATGTGGATATGAATGATAATGGCGCTAGAAGTCTTGATCTGGTCATACTTGTTCAGCATGGGGCACAAGTCTTCAATCATGTAGCGAACCAGCAACTTGTCTTCGTACTGGTGGCGCTTCTTGATTTTCAGCAAGGAATCGATCTTGGGGTTGCTCCACTTATAACCGTCCACCCTGGACAGCCATTCCTTACGAGCATCCTCATAACGGATAATATCGTTCAAGTACTTCCAGGCGTCTTCTTCGGACTTTACCTTGGGCATAGGTCTGGTCACCCACTGCTTTTCGCCAATACGACGATGATTGCGGAAAAGGTGAGTCACCTGCATGGTAGGTTTGCCCGCCATCTTGTAGAATACGGAAGATGTATCTTCCAAGGCGTCGTTCATCAAAGTGTACAGCGGTTCCAGCTTTTCACCCAGGGGAACCATACGACCCATATAGAACAGGCAGCTGGAGTCCGGCAGGTATTCTGCGCTGTATTCCGTCAGTTCTGCATCCAGGTAACCAAAATGACGGATAGCGTTTAGCACCGTATCACGGTCGGCATTAAACACCACTTCCTTAAATTCGCCACCACCCCACCACTGGTCCTGCTTGGTCAGCATATGTTCCAGAATATCTTCGCTGGGAACATTATCATTCCCCTGAATATCAAACTGACGCACCTTCACCTTTTCACCTTCACGAACCAGGAAGGTCACCATATTGCGATTTTCATCGGTAGGAGTCTCACGATAACCCACTTCTGCCAGCAGGTATCCTTCGGAGCGATAGTAATCCAGAATAGCCTGTCGATCACGTTCCAGCTGGCTCTTGCTGTAAACTCGACCCGGAATCAGGCGGATTTTCAAGCGCAAATCGTCTTCGGAAACTTCATCGGCACCATCGATAATAGCCGTATCAAGAGCAGGCAGTTCCTTCACCTTAAAGATGAGGTCCACATCGGTACCTTCGCCCACATAGTCCACCCAGGCAGTCACATCGTCAAACAGGCCCGATTCGTACAGGGAAGTCACAGAAGACTGAACCTTTTCGGTAAGGGCGGAAGGAGAATAGCTTTGACCATCACGGATTCCAATTCGGCTAAGAACTGAACGTTCATCCATGTGAATCATTCCTTCCACTTTTACCTTGTGGATCATATTTTCGGCCATATAGCTTTCGGACATTTCCGACATATCCAAAAGCTGGGCCTGGGCAAGACCAACCACCATCAACAGTACAAAAAGCAAACGGGACTGCAGAATAAACCTACCTGTAAGCATAAAAAAGACAATTTCGGCAACAAAGATACAAAAACCCAACTTTCCAGACCACAAAGGAGAATGAAAACACCCCTCAATAGGGACATTGAGGGGGGACACAATTCATTACTTTGTACTAAATTGGTAAAAAATCATTCCAGGCTAGAAGAAAGATCCCTTCACACCCACTGCAATCGTCCACTGCTGTCCGAAATCGTCCCAATCAGGGGCGTCCCACCTTTTCATGGGACTTTCGTCGTATTCATCCTTGGAATTGGAACTGGACTTGTCGTGAATCGGCAGGCTTACAGCAAAGTACACCGGAAAATCCGTATCGGAAAACTCGATACCATAAGCAAGGGCAGCAGACCAAGCCTTATGATCCGGATCCGGACGCGGGTCATACTTGCCTGTTTTTTCTGAAGAAATCCAGGCAACCCCCAGAGGAGCAGAAAAACTCAGGCCAAAGGACTGGACAATTCCTGGCCGACCACGGTAACCATAGGCAATGGAGCCTCCCACGCTAGGCGGCGTATAGGCGCCGAGATCGTTTTCGCCATAAGCCTTAAAGCGATACTTAAAACGGTCTCCCTTATGGTCCAAATCCTTCCAGTAAGAATCATTGAATTCATTCTCGCCGGAGAACAGGTGCATGGCAAAAGGATGGGTATAGGTCAAGCCATAAAGCCAGATACCCTTGTCCGTATCCCGGCTATAGTCCCAACCCAAGGTAAGGCTATACAAGCCCGAGCCTTTCTGGAAACTGCTGGGCAGAATTTCCTGGGAACCGTCGGTACCGCGCTTAATGTCGTACTGACCCGTAGGAATAGAAAGACTAGCGGAAAGAGATGCGGCGCCGCCACTACCAATAGTCTTGCTGAAATCAAAGGACACGTCACCCAGACCGCCTGTAGTACGGTCCGTGGGATTCTGGTTGCTGCGATATTGCACTTCTCCCTGATGACTCAGCCAAGGAATGCTAACACCAAGCTTTGTAGACCAGGTGGGCTTTATGGACAAGTGCGGAGTAAAAGTCATGCCGGAAAAATTCTGGCCAACGGAATACTTGGTAAAAGCCTCCACTTCCAGGTATCCCCCAGAAACGCCCTGGCCAATCCACTTGATGCCATCACCGGAACCGCCACCGCTACCGCCAGCACCGCAGCCACCAATGGACTGCCACGGAGTGGAAACTTCCACAGGGGCGTTATAACCCATGAACACAGCCCCAGCCGAAGCCAAAGCCACCACTGCAATTCCGCAAATCTTTCTGTAATCCAATTTCATCGAGAGCCTCACGGAAGTTCCAGCATAAAGCCATTTGCATAACCCGTGGCAAGATACTTTCCATCGGCAGAACGTCCACCTGTCGTAGGAATGGGAGCCACTTCGGTTACAGGACCAATCCACTGCATAGCCAAGTCGGCAGGAGCATTTGCATCCAGGGAAATTTCACGCATTGCCGTACGGCCTACGCTACCATCCTGAGTCACGGCCAGGGAAAAATCACTCTTGATGAAGAAAACATCATCCGGCACTTCGGCCCAGGTGACGAAAAGTCTTTCGCCATACTTGAACCAGTGGGGCTGCATAGGCTCGCCCATCATGTCCGCAGTACGCTCGATTTCTACGGGAGCGGATGTCTCTGAAAGTTTCTGGATGTAGGACTTCATGACCGTATTGTTGCCCGGACCCTTCACCACGTTGAACACGATGAATTTGCCATCCGGGGAAATCAAGGGACTATCCGGAGTCCAATTTTCCTTTTCCATTTCAGGGGACTTTTTCAACTTAATGGCTTTCTTCATGCCACCATTGGCGTAATCCACAAAGTTAATGACACTGGACTTGTCCACAAACACCAGGCGAACATTTTCCGTACCGAAAAATCCCTGAATGGTAGTATCGGATGCGGAAGTATCAGGTTCCGTCACAGAAGGATCAACCCAGACGTGGGGACAAGTGAATTCGCCCATGCCCTTTTCCACCAGCCAAAAACGCTTATGGTCACTCATGCGGGCAGTAAAAATGCCATAATCCAGATCAGTACATCCCTTGGATCCCGTAGTATCCGCACTAGTCGCCACGACGAAATTGGGATGAGTGGTCCATTCCGGATCCTGGAACTGACATTCCGAGGAATCCGTCATCAAATACCACTGGACCTCGTTATCCTGATTCGTTACAGTGATACGGTCGTGCTGGTATACCCCGGAAATGGTATAACCGGAATCCTTGGGAGACACGTTCAGCTTACCGCCAAAGTTCAGCCAAAGCATTGCACCAGGGTAATTTACCGTATCCTGGGTGATAGACGGGTTGCAAATCTGCTTTCCACTGTTAATGGAATAAACCGTACCAATATCGGAACTGGCCCCCGAATTGGAACTTTCGGCAGACTTTTCCTCGAACTGTTCCGGCTCATATACACAAGCGGAAAGACCAAGTGCAAGTAATAATGTGGACGTAATTAAATACTTCATCAAAACGAAATATATAAAAACCCTATTTTTCGGAAGCCCACTCTATTTTCTTTTTGCGAACAAAACGGCCATAAATACAGACCAAAATCACACCTGTCGTTATCCAGCTTAGGGGATAACAGAACATCAAGGCCTTGAATGTTCCAAATTTGGGGAACATGACAAACACCCAGGAAATTCGGATTCCACAAATGCCAAACACACAAATTAACGTCGGCAACATGGATTTCCCCATGCCGCGAAGGGCGCCGGAAGTCACATCTATAAGCACGTTGATAAATTCCAAGCCTATTACAATGTAGACTCGGTACATACCTGTTTCAATGGTGGCCTCGTCGTTGGTAAAGATGGATAGAATGGGATGATAGAAAATGCAAGTCAAGGCACCTAGCGTAAAAGTGGATAGGCCAGACAGCAACAGAGTCCAGCGGACCACCTTCTTGCAGCGTTCAAGATTGCGGGCTCCATAATTTTGCCCCACAAAGGTAACGCAGGCGTGGCCAAAGGATGCTAGCCAGAAGTAAACGATCAATTCCGGATTCATGGCAACAGCGGAAGCGGCAACCGCCGTAGAACCAAGGCTGTTTATAGCCGATTGAATACAAACGTTACTGAAGGAAAAGAGCGCACCCTGAACTCCCGCAGGCAGGCCAATCTTAATCATGCGTCCTAGGATCCATGGCGTAAAGCGCAACTTCCAGAAATCAAACTTGAAGGGACCCGCTTCCCGTTTTAGGAAGAAGAGCAAAGTCAAGGAACTTATGACATTGGCAATGACCGTCGCAATGGCAACGCCGTCCACATCCATGCGGAAGCCCACAACAAAGATTACGTTCAGGACAAGATTGATGGCTCCCGCCACCAGCAAGACATAGAACGGGCGCTTGGTATCTCCCTTACTCCGGAGCAGCGCTGCACAGAAATTATACAGCAGGATAAAGGGGATTCCCACAAAGTATATCCGAAAATAAAGGTCCGCCTGCTCCATAATATCCGCAGGTGTGGAAATGGCGCCAAGAATTGGATGGGCGAATGCGATACCGATTAAGGCGAGCACCAGACCGCACACTAAAGAAATAGCCACAGCCGTATGTACTCCGCGGGATACCGAACGGGGACGATTCTCCCCTAGGGCATTTGCAACCACCACATTGGCACCTATAGAAAGTCCAACGAAAAGGTTTACCATCAGGTTAATGACGAAAGTATTGGCTCCTACGGCAGCCAGGGCCTTGTCTCCCGCAAACTTTCCAACCACGGCCACGTCGGCGGAATTAAACAACTGCTGGAAAATGGAACTTGCCGCCAGAGGGATTGCAAACTTTAGGATCTTATCCCAAATTGAGCCGGTCAGCAAATCCATGTTTTTCACAGTAGCCATAATCGCACCCAAATTTAGTTTCTTGGCACCCCTGCCCAAAGGGTAATTACTAACTTTGTGGCGTAAAAAATTAAACGGAGATTATCATGGGTTTTAAATGTGGTATCGTTGGCCTGCCGAACGTCGGCAAGAGCACCATCTTTAACGCAATCACTAACGCAGGTGCAGAAGCAGCAAACTATCCGTTCTGCACCATCGACCCCAATGTGGGTATGGTGAACGTCCCGGACGCACGTCTTGACGCTCTTGTTAAGGTTTACAACCCCAAGTCCATCGTTCCCGCCGTCACTGAATTCGTGGACATCGCAGGTCTTGTGAAGGGTGCTGCAAACGGCGAAGGTCTGGGCAACCAGTTCCTCACCCACATCCGTGAATGCCAGGCTATCATGGAAGTGGTCCGCTGCTTCGACGATGGCGACATCGTTCACGTCCACGGTTCCGTTGATCCGGTCCGCGATGTTGAAATCATTGAAACCGAACTGATCCTGAAGGACTTGGAATCTGTGGAAAAGCGCCTGGCTACCGAAGCCAAGAACGCCCGTATGGGTGGTGCCGAAGCCAAGGCCCGTCTCGCCGCCTGCGAAAAGCTCCGTGACGCCTTCCAGGAGGGCAAGGCTGCCCGCACTCTCGCAGGTGAAAGTGAGGAAATGGACCAGATCATCAAGGACCTGGCCCTCCTTACCGCAAAGCCCCTGTTCTACTGCGCCAACGTGAAGGAAGACGACATTCTCACCGGTAACGCCTACGTAGACCAGCTGAAGGAATACGCAGCAAAGAACGGTCACGAAGTGATCATGATCAGCGGCAAGATTGAAGAAGAACTTTCCCAGATGGAACCGGCCGACAAGGTTGAATTCCTGAAGGACCTGGGTCTCCAGGAATCTGGTCTCGACGCAGTGGTCCGCAAGGGCTACGAAATTCTCGGTCTCCGCACCTTCCTCACCGCAGGCGAAAAAGAATGCCGTGCATGGACCTTCGAAGCAGGCTTCAAGGCCCCCCAGTGCGCAGGCGTCATCCACTCCGACTTCGAACGCGGCTTCATCCGTGCAGAAACCTTGAGCTACGCCGACTTCGAAAAATACGGCAGCTGGAACGCCGCCAAGGAAGCAGGCGTTCTCCGCACCGAAGGTAAGGAATACGTGGTGCAGGACGGCGACATCATGCTGTTCCGCTTCAACGTGTAATAGAACGACATAAGTTTCAAAACAAAGACCCGCGGACTTAAAACGATCCGCGGGTCATTATTTTTTCGTGAAGAGGGATATTCCCTACATCATCTAAGCTTTCTTTGCTGCCTTACGGGCCTTCAGCTCCACAACGATGGGTCGTATGATGGAAGCCAGGTTCATTGCCGTACCAAAGAAGATCATAAAGGTCGCAGCATAAAGCCCGATGCCAGGTTCCACCTTCAAGATTGGCACGCCAATTGCGCCGCTTACTTCGCCAAACTTAGCTAACGCGCCCCACATGGCTACCCAGGTCAACATGCCCAGTGTGATGGATCCTAGGGGAGTAAACAAAGCAAAGGCGGCGGACAGGATAATGCCAATGAGAATCACCCATAAAAAGCTCATGGGAGGAAGCTGGGGATAATCTGGGGTACGAGCCTTCAATGCAGACAGGAAACCGCTTTTTTCAAAACGTTTCAGTTCCGTAGCACCCACTTCGCTCATATCCTCTTCTAGATTAACGCCGGTCATGAGTTTGTAAAGTGTCGGTTCCATCAGGACCGTTTCCATTTTTTCCACTTGAGGAATTTCCTGGACTTTGCCATCCTGGGTGTCGACCTTTTTCGGTGTGAAATTCGCCCCTGTACAGGAAACTGTGGCAAAAGGCAATAAAAGAGCGAAGAAAATCAAAAGGTAAGGAACTGCGGTCAACTTCTTGAAGAGTCGCATTTCCTTTGATTTCTTTTCGTTCTCTCGAACCTCATTACTTTTGGACATTTGCTTCCTTCTTGACGGCGTCGCCATCAAAAACAGATATGGGGAATGCGCAACGGAAACCGATTGCGTCGGACCAGTAACGCGGATCTTCATCATCGCTTTCAGTCAGATTCAGACGAGATTCGCGATCCTTCCAGGAACCACCCTTA
The Fibrobacter sp. UWR4 DNA segment above includes these coding regions:
- a CDS encoding outer membrane protein assembly factor is translated as MLTGRFILQSRLLFVLLMVVGLAQAQLLDMSEMSESYMAENMIHKVKVEGMIHMDERSVLSRIGIRDGQSYSPSALTEKVQSSVTSLYESGLFDDVTAWVDYVGEGTDVDLIFKVKELPALDTAIIDGADEVSEDDLRLKIRLIPGRVYSKSQLERDRQAILDYYRSEGYLLAEVGYRETPTDENRNMVTFLVREGEKVKVRQFDIQGNDNVPSEDILEHMLTKQDQWWGGGEFKEVVFNADRDTVLNAIRHFGYLDAELTEYSAEYLPDSSCLFYMGRMVPLGEKLEPLYTLMNDALEDTSSVFYKMAGKPTMQVTHLFRNHRRIGEKQWVTRPMPKVKSEEDAWKYLNDIIRYEDARKEWLSRVDGYKWSNPKIDSLLKIKKRHQYEDKLLVRYMIEDLCPMLNKYDQIKTSSAIIIHIHMNEGRRYYMGGLHFSGNEVLNDQMLKYAFRLDSGMVFDQYLYDASKKALLDAYREDGYLFAQYEEERTFENDSVVNLSYRLTEGLPAQIHKVHIHGNTKTNEKVIRREVRLFPGDTYRQSSLERSFREIMQLNYFDMVIPDIKVVGEQEVDLDFAVQEKEAGTGQFSLGVSYSQSDGLVGTASISIPNCCMGDGQAASFSVEYGSDKKSASISFQEPWLLDKPITLGASLSYSWWNMDDYDEPDITRYGGSVYLGKRLKWPDDYFYGQIGYSWLMNKQGKNVPGSYVVYTGIESALNFRLVRDDKNLPQFPTDGSRYVLDVQWADDKFGSDFNFVKTELTIKWWFPIFRDRLTLALTNEYGIIVGDRLQNRILYQMGGVMGYEGMMRGYSSGSIGYGRLGRSYQYVGAELQLGLVPQTFYLLPFFFDAGNVFGDRYVRKSKVEEPALSPLSEWDPTSLKKDIGFGFRVVVPMLGIIGFDFAWPLDVGETYGGTQRERVGDMEFNFVIGQGF
- a CDS encoding MATE family efflux transporter, which encodes MATVKNMDLLTGSIWDKILKFAIPLAASSIFQQLFNSADVAVVGKFAGDKALAAVGANTFVINLMVNLFVGLSIGANVVVANALGENRPRSVSRGVHTAVAISLVCGLVLALIGIAFAHPILGAISTPADIMEQADLYFRIYFVGIPFILLYNFCAALLRSKGDTKRPFYVLLVAGAINLVLNVIFVVGFRMDVDGVAIATVIANVISSLTLLFFLKREAGPFKFDFWKLRFTPWILGRMIKIGLPAGVQGALFSFSNVCIQSAINSLGSTAVAASAVAMNPELIVYFWLASFGHACVTFVGQNYGARNLERCKKVVRWTLLLSGLSTFTLGALTCIFYHPILSIFTNDEATIETGMYRVYIVIGLEFINVLIDVTSGALRGMGKSMLPTLICVFGICGIRISWVFVMFPKFGTFKALMFCYPLSWITTGVILVCIYGRFVRKKKIEWASEK
- the ychF gene encoding redox-regulated ATPase YchF, with translation MGFKCGIVGLPNVGKSTIFNAITNAGAEAANYPFCTIDPNVGMVNVPDARLDALVKVYNPKSIVPAVTEFVDIAGLVKGAANGEGLGNQFLTHIRECQAIMEVVRCFDDGDIVHVHGSVDPVRDVEIIETELILKDLESVEKRLATEAKNARMGGAEAKARLAACEKLRDAFQEGKAARTLAGESEEMDQIIKDLALLTAKPLFYCANVKEDDILTGNAYVDQLKEYAAKNGHEVIMISGKIEEELSQMEPADKVEFLKDLGLQESGLDAVVRKGYEILGLRTFLTAGEKECRAWTFEAGFKAPQCAGVIHSDFERGFIRAETLSYADFEKYGSWNAAKEAGVLRTEGKEYVVQDGDIMLFRFNV